The genomic DNA GCCCCTCATCCGCCGTGCACCGCCAAGATGCCGCTACAGCCCAGCTTCCCCGAGTTCGTCCGCCTCGCCCGCGAGGCCACGGTCGTGCCCGTGTTCCGCGAGCTCCTGTTCGACCGCGACACCGCGGTCTCGGCGTACCACAAGCTCGCGCGCCCGCCGTTCGGCTTCCTGCTGGAGTCGGTGGTGGGCGGCGAGCGCTGGGCGCGCTGGACCTTCGTGGGCACCGAGCCGCGCTCCGCCTGGAAGCTGGTCGGACACCGAGTCCACCGCTGGACGGCGGCCGCGGGATGGGACGCCGGCGTGGAATCCGCCGACCCGCTGGGCGACTTCGACCGGCTGCTGCGGGCGCACGTGCCGGCCACGGTGCCGGGGCTGCCGCGCTTCTGGGGCGGTGCCGTGGGCTTCTTCGGCTACGACGTGGTGCGGCTGATCGAGCGGCTGCCGGACGCGCCCCCCGCGGACCTCGACCTCCCGGACGCGCTGTTCATGGTCACGGGCGCCGTGCTCGCCATCGATAACCTGTTCGGCCGCGCCAGGGCCGTCGCAGCAGTGGAGACGGAGGGTGCGGACGAGGCCGAGCTGCGCCGCCGCTACGACGCCGCGGGCGAGGAGGTGGACGCCATGGTCCGCCGCCTCCGCACGGAGCCTGGGCCGGAGCCGCTGGAGCTCCTCCCGTCTCCCGAAGGCGACCCGCCGTTCCGGAGCACCTGCACGCGGGCGGAGTTCGAGGGCCGCGTGCGCCGCGTGCAGGAGTACGTCCGCGCGGGCGACGCCTTCCAGGTCGTCCTCTCCCAGCGGCTCACGGTGGACCTCCCCGCGGACCCGTTCGACCTGTACCGCACGCTGCGCACTCTCAACCCCTCGCCCTACCTCTTCTACCTGGAGCTGGACGGCTTCCAGCTCGTCGGCTCGTCGCCCGAGATCATGGTGCGGCTGGAGGACGACAAGGTGACGGTGCGGCCCATCGCCGGCACGCGCCGCCGCGGGCGAGACGAGGCGGAGGACGCCGCGCTCGCCGCGGACCTGCTGGCCGACGCGAAGGAGCTCGCCGAGCACCTGATGCTGCTGGACCTGGGGCGCAACGACGTGGGCCGCGTGGCGCGCTTCGGCACGGTGCAGGTGGTGGACCGGATGACGATCGAGCGGTACTCGCACGTGCTGCACATCGTCTCCACCGTCACCGGCGAGCTGCGGCCGGGGCTGTCGGCGATGGACGTGCTGCGGGCATCGTTTCCCGCCGGCACCGTGTCCGGCGCGCCCAAGGTGCGGGCGATGGAGATCATCGACGAGCTGGAGGACGTGCGCCGCGGGCCGTACGCGGGGGCGGTGGGCCACTTCGGCTGGGG from Longimicrobiaceae bacterium includes the following:
- the trpE gene encoding anthranilate synthase component I, encoding MPLQPSFPEFVRLAREATVVPVFRELLFDRDTAVSAYHKLARPPFGFLLESVVGGERWARWTFVGTEPRSAWKLVGHRVHRWTAAAGWDAGVESADPLGDFDRLLRAHVPATVPGLPRFWGGAVGFFGYDVVRLIERLPDAPPADLDLPDALFMVTGAVLAIDNLFGRARAVAAVETEGADEAELRRRYDAAGEEVDAMVRRLRTEPGPEPLELLPSPEGDPPFRSTCTRAEFEGRVRRVQEYVRAGDAFQVVLSQRLTVDLPADPFDLYRTLRTLNPSPYLFYLELDGFQLVGSSPEIMVRLEDDKVTVRPIAGTRRRGRDEAEDAALAADLLADAKELAEHLMLLDLGRNDVGRVARFGTVQVVDRMTIERYSHVLHIVSTVTGELRPGLSAMDVLRASFPAGTVSGAPKVRAMEIIDELEDVRRGPYAGAVGHFGWGGRSMDTAIAIRTVVAEGGRAHVRAGAGIVADSDPSAEFEETLSKARALLRAVQTAGRGGRPPLR